A part of Pectinatus sottacetonis genomic DNA contains:
- a CDS encoding STAS domain-containing protein — protein MDNIISDKFSENLLHEQILDQIPVMVIAVDLNMEIIYLNSASRDIFNKSTDSYKEQPFHKLFNIAPDHAASSVIKLAIDTQENQTGRSQLTIGNSKMPIEIYAVPLKDSEGTIIGGLEYLLDITQRVSFEKKLQEQSHTIKEISTPALTLWDGVLVLPVIGIIDSLRAQHMMDTMLEKIMETAAKVIILDIQGVPAVDTAVANHLIKITKATSLMGCQCILSGISPAVAQAIVQLGIDMGNIKTNSSLKNSLSDAFSILNLKITANENE, from the coding sequence GTGGATAACATAATTTCTGATAAGTTTTCTGAAAATTTATTGCATGAACAAATTCTTGACCAAATACCGGTCATGGTAATAGCTGTCGATCTCAATATGGAAATAATCTATCTCAACTCGGCTTCCCGTGATATTTTCAACAAATCAACTGACAGTTATAAAGAGCAGCCTTTTCATAAACTCTTCAATATTGCGCCCGACCATGCCGCTTCATCAGTAATAAAGCTGGCAATAGATACCCAGGAAAATCAAACTGGCCGGTCACAATTAACCATTGGTAACAGCAAAATGCCCATAGAAATTTATGCTGTTCCCCTCAAGGACAGCGAGGGAACGATAATAGGCGGTCTTGAATATCTTCTTGATATCACCCAAAGAGTTTCTTTTGAAAAAAAGCTTCAGGAACAAAGTCATACTATTAAGGAAATTTCCACGCCTGCCCTTACATTATGGGATGGAGTACTAGTTCTGCCTGTCATTGGAATTATTGATTCATTAAGAGCCCAGCACATGATGGATACTATGCTGGAAAAAATAATGGAAACTGCGGCCAAGGTAATCATTCTTGACATACAAGGTGTACCCGCCGTTGATACTGCTGTAGCCAATCATCTTATAAAAATAACAAAGGCGACCTCATTAATGGGCTGTCAATGTATTCTATCAGGTATTTCACCCGCAGTTGCCCAAGCTATTGTTCAGCTGGGAATAGACATGGGTAATATCAAAACAAATTCTTCTTTGAAAAATTCCCTTAGCGATGCCTTTTCCATCCTAAATTTAAAAATTACTGCCAATGAAAATGAATAA
- a CDS encoding SpoIIE family protein phosphatase, whose product MLKTICYISIRPYILNGNYSGDTGIIIKTKEYSFLALIDVLGKGFTASVVAQKVKTYLSENYTMPLPVLADNLHKFLQGTHGAVAALCRIDLSSAILSLVSIGNITTQIWHDTKKKLLPQEGIIGYQISTPKEQKIKLNNNDFFIIHSDGVMAHIDFSQAQYLLKNTRNPAAELIAHFGKDTDDASCIIARCIND is encoded by the coding sequence ATGCTAAAAACCATTTGCTACATTTCAATACGGCCTTACATCCTAAATGGTAATTATTCCGGCGATACCGGTATCATCATAAAAACAAAAGAATATTCCTTTTTAGCATTAATTGATGTACTAGGTAAAGGGTTTACCGCTTCCGTCGTAGCTCAAAAAGTAAAAACATACCTAAGTGAGAACTATACTATGCCACTGCCTGTTCTTGCAGACAATCTGCATAAATTTCTACAAGGAACCCATGGAGCTGTTGCAGCCCTTTGCCGGATTGATTTATCCTCTGCTATTCTGTCATTGGTAAGCATAGGAAACATTACCACACAAATATGGCATGATACAAAAAAAAAGCTCCTTCCTCAGGAAGGCATCATCGGCTATCAAATAAGTACTCCTAAAGAACAAAAAATAAAATTAAACAATAACGACTTTTTTATCATTCATTCAGATGGTGTCATGGCACATATTGATTTTTCCCAAGCACAATATTTGTTAAAAAACACCCGTAATCCAGCAGCAGAACTCATTGCCCATTTTGGCAAAGACACTGATGATGCTTCATGTATCATTGCGAGGTGCATAAATGATTAA
- a CDS encoding LysR family transcriptional regulator — protein sequence MESNDLRIFKEVAVEGTVTRAAEKMGYVQSNITARIRVLERELGIKLFFRKHKMILSPAGEKLLPYAQQVTKLLDEAKYVFDRENELCGRLAIGGYNSVSVLDLPRLFAVIHKKYPQIDLSFFMEPSAVLIDKILNFKLDGAFIVEYAFNSNILIKEWSRKQELVIIAPEHVKCQEEIYKMPFLMYTTLCYKRVLLEKFLNFKGIFNVRYMEFNDPNAIIDGVEAGLGVSFLEKQMVINREKQGKLKIFTVPKQFSEINTCFVRAKNIPLSPIVKQFINVLKHYG from the coding sequence ATGGAAAGTAATGATTTACGTATTTTTAAAGAAGTTGCAGTTGAAGGTACAGTCACAAGGGCCGCTGAAAAAATGGGATATGTCCAATCAAATATTACTGCCCGGATTCGTGTATTGGAAAGGGAACTTGGGATAAAACTTTTTTTTAGAAAACATAAAATGATATTATCACCGGCAGGAGAAAAATTACTACCGTATGCACAACAGGTAACAAAATTACTGGATGAGGCAAAGTATGTTTTCGATCGTGAAAATGAGCTTTGTGGCAGGCTGGCAATAGGTGGTTATAATTCAGTATCTGTCCTGGATTTACCAAGGTTATTTGCAGTTATCCATAAAAAATATCCACAAATAGATTTGTCTTTTTTTATGGAACCTTCAGCTGTTTTGATAGATAAAATACTTAATTTTAAACTGGATGGGGCATTTATTGTAGAATATGCATTTAATAGTAATATACTGATTAAAGAATGGAGTAGGAAACAGGAGTTAGTTATTATAGCACCTGAACACGTAAAGTGTCAGGAGGAAATATATAAAATGCCTTTTTTAATGTATACGACACTTTGTTATAAAAGAGTGTTGTTGGAAAAGTTTTTAAATTTTAAGGGAATATTTAATGTCCGATATATGGAATTTAACGATCCTAATGCTATAATAGATGGGGTTGAAGCTGGACTGGGGGTTTCTTTTTTAGAAAAGCAAATGGTAATAAACAGAGAAAAACAGGGTAAATTAAAAATATTTACTGTACCAAAGCAATTTTCTGAAATTAATACTTGTTTTGTTCGAGCTAAAAATATACCATTATCTCCGATAGTAAAACAATTTATTAATGTTCTAAAGCATTATGGGTAA
- a CDS encoding response regulator, which yields MFFTKEEKPTILIVDDAPDNLTIAREILKNIYKIKVATNGIKALSIATASPPDLILLDVIMPQMDGYEVCKLLKHQSKTADIPIIFLTAKSSIEDEEKGLALGAVDYIIKPLSPPVLLSRIHNHLELKRTRDLLKNKNQYLEAEVARQVKEISLIQEVSIVAMAALAEARDNETGLHIHRTKEYVKELSLYLKHKGKFIDILTDKNINLIVKSAPLHDIGKVGIPDSILLKPGRLTTEEFEIMKTHTTIGKNAISLAESMLKRESENFLQFAKEIAFCHHEKWDGSGYPNGLIGKSIPLSARIMAVADVYDALISTRVYKKAFPHAMAVSIIKNDSGKHFDPVIIDAFIALEKNFQAISIQ from the coding sequence ATGTTTTTTACCAAGGAAGAAAAACCCACTATTCTCATTGTCGATGATGCTCCTGATAATCTGACAATTGCCAGGGAAATACTAAAAAATATTTATAAGATCAAAGTTGCTACAAATGGTATAAAAGCTTTATCGATAGCCACAGCTTCTCCACCGGATCTCATATTACTAGATGTTATAATGCCTCAAATGGATGGCTATGAAGTATGCAAACTATTAAAACACCAATCAAAAACTGCTGATATTCCCATAATTTTTCTTACAGCCAAAAGTTCTATTGAAGATGAAGAAAAAGGACTTGCTTTAGGTGCTGTGGATTATATTATAAAGCCCCTCAGTCCTCCTGTATTGTTATCCCGAATCCACAACCATCTTGAGTTAAAACGAACCAGAGACCTTTTAAAAAATAAAAACCAGTACCTTGAAGCAGAAGTGGCCCGTCAAGTCAAGGAAATATCCCTGATTCAAGAAGTTTCCATTGTTGCCATGGCAGCACTAGCTGAAGCACGGGATAATGAAACCGGCTTACACATTCATCGTACTAAAGAATATGTAAAAGAACTTTCATTATATTTAAAACACAAGGGAAAATTTATCGATATATTAACTGATAAAAACATTAATTTAATTGTCAAATCTGCTCCATTACATGATATCGGAAAAGTAGGAATTCCTGATAGCATTTTACTTAAGCCCGGCCGATTAACCACAGAAGAATTCGAAATAATGAAAACACATACTACAATTGGAAAAAATGCTATAAGTCTGGCTGAATCAATGTTAAAAAGGGAATCAGAAAATTTTTTACAATTTGCCAAAGAAATTGCTTTTTGTCATCACGAAAAATGGGATGGCAGTGGCTACCCCAATGGTTTAATAGGCAAAAGCATTCCTCTTTCAGCCAGAATTATGGCTGTAGCAGATGTTTATGATGCTTTGATTAGTACCAGAGTATATAAAAAAGCTTTCCCCCATGCTATGGCTGTATCAATAATAAAAAATGATTCCGGTAAACATTTTGATCCGGTGATCATTGATGCTTTTATTGCACTGGAGAAAAATTTTCAAGCTATTTCTATTCAATAA
- a CDS encoding methyl-accepting chemotaxis protein: MKTRMSLGVQLGRIMGIAILLMVVLLGASLYNFNNSSKAYENMLSGPVLRTIALQKAQDDFHQGLSEFRGYMAYNNVQYAQNSLKLFEQSNNEVKKFTEEVTTTESKEAGQQLQTATSAYIDDIKQIINLKQAGDSMHIPLLASTIQKTKTINELSDKAMQAQNKTLQELVYQLNQKQVTVFTSIIVSCVVGIIIIIVLLIWYSRKLVGRISNLQNNITALSKLDLSAADVQATRDDEIGDMANAIIEMKDALKKIVRSVKGEADNLAASSEEFSSSVGEQLQVSENIAKTITDVAGGSERNTKEITEISSIIEEIGARSEEMSASTSHVNNVTHDAVDDANKGMHLIDKLVSQNTTIEKTMGDITKVSKSLVKRSEDIQQIITTISDIAGQTNLLALNAAIEAARAGEAGKGFSVVAEEVRKLAEQSSEATSNIEGIIGRMTTDIQFAVNVVADANKEVVAGKSATDKTQQGFKSIIGKLDDVKSGIEQISHAVDETAHGMQSVVNSVQNISAVAEDTGANTQTVAASAQEQSASLHELSSGAESLAKMATELNGITAEFKI; encoded by the coding sequence ATGAAGACAAGAATGTCGTTGGGAGTCCAACTAGGGAGAATAATGGGAATTGCAATATTATTGATGGTCGTTTTATTAGGGGCAAGTCTCTATAATTTTAACAATAGTAGTAAGGCATATGAAAATATGTTATCAGGACCAGTATTGCGGACTATAGCATTGCAGAAAGCCCAGGATGATTTTCATCAGGGGTTAAGTGAGTTTCGCGGATATATGGCTTATAATAATGTACAGTATGCACAAAATTCATTAAAGCTGTTTGAACAAAGTAATAATGAAGTAAAAAAATTTACCGAAGAAGTTACTACAACTGAAAGCAAGGAAGCTGGACAACAGCTGCAGACTGCAACATCAGCATATATTGACGATATAAAACAGATAATTAATTTGAAACAAGCTGGTGATTCTATGCATATTCCATTATTGGCAAGTACTATACAAAAAACAAAAACTATAAATGAACTTTCGGATAAGGCTATGCAGGCGCAAAATAAGACACTTCAAGAATTAGTTTATCAGCTTAACCAAAAACAGGTAACTGTTTTTACTAGTATAATAGTTTCCTGCGTTGTAGGAATTATTATTATTATTGTTCTTCTTATTTGGTATAGTCGCAAACTTGTTGGTAGAATTAGTAATCTGCAGAATAATATTACGGCATTAAGCAAGCTGGATCTTTCGGCAGCGGATGTACAGGCAACGCGTGACGATGAAATAGGTGATATGGCTAATGCTATAATTGAAATGAAGGATGCATTGAAAAAGATTGTTCGTTCAGTAAAAGGAGAGGCAGATAATTTAGCTGCCTCGAGTGAAGAATTTTCATCGTCAGTTGGAGAACAGCTGCAGGTATCTGAAAATATTGCAAAGACAATTACTGATGTTGCCGGTGGTTCGGAAAGAAATACAAAAGAAATAACCGAGATTTCTTCTATTATTGAAGAAATAGGTGCAAGATCTGAGGAAATGAGTGCCAGCACCAGCCATGTAAATAATGTTACCCATGATGCTGTTGATGATGCTAATAAAGGGATGCATCTTATAGATAAACTGGTCAGCCAAAATACTACCATTGAAAAAACTATGGGAGATATTACTAAAGTATCTAAATCATTGGTGAAAAGATCTGAAGACATCCAGCAGATTATTACGACAATTAGTGATATAGCTGGGCAAACTAATTTACTTGCTCTTAATGCGGCCATCGAAGCAGCAAGAGCGGGAGAAGCGGGTAAAGGCTTTTCCGTAGTAGCAGAGGAAGTACGTAAATTAGCAGAACAAAGTTCTGAAGCAACGAGCAATATTGAAGGAATTATCGGCCGCATGACTACAGATATCCAGTTTGCAGTAAATGTAGTTGCAGATGCTAATAAAGAAGTGGTAGCGGGCAAGTCAGCTACTGATAAGACACAGCAGGGGTTCAAATCGATTATTGGCAAATTGGATGATGTAAAAAGCGGAATTGAACAGATCAGCCATGCGGTAGACGAAACTGCTCATGGTATGCAGTCCGTTGTTAACAGCGTCCAGAATATTAGTGCAGTTGCAGAAGATACAGGTGCTAATACACAGACAGTAGCAGCATCAGCTCAGGAACAAAGTGCTAGTCTTCATGAACTCAGCTCGGGAGCAGAATCACTGGCTAAAATGGCTACAGAACTCAATGGGATTACAGCAGAATTTAAAATTTAA
- a CDS encoding methyltransferase → MKMPDYSPRIFFNILQQQKETQILLAAIRLDVFSFLDEAKTVDKVADLTGFDKENLGHLLRGLTSMGILDKTGHFYINKNEAAVYLSRNSHLYLGEYFLFWDKKTHLNNIDDLVRFGATAAKNSVFSFYDFHELARLADTEIKTGRVQSLLTSSRTFFSKKQKIRLLDLGGGSGRMAIEFIKEYPQSEGVVFEKPEVADIPGSFIKKENLTGKLSILSGDFLTDNLGTGYDLVIASGVLDFAGVQLQNLLEKIYQACNDEAYLYLVSHNVNKELTAPKEAVLNWLSSNFAGFNILTPKPELRAYLEKVGFKAVACKEQKGVIAKLQGEWYQKEGKKTAI, encoded by the coding sequence ATGAAAATGCCAGATTACAGTCCGAGAATATTTTTTAATATATTGCAACAGCAAAAGGAAACCCAGATATTACTAGCGGCTATTCGTTTGGATGTATTTTCCTTTTTAGATGAAGCAAAAACTGTTGATAAAGTGGCTGATTTAACGGGTTTCGACAAGGAAAATCTGGGACATTTGCTGCGGGGGTTAACATCTATGGGAATATTGGATAAAACAGGTCATTTTTATATTAATAAAAATGAAGCAGCAGTTTATTTATCGAGAAACAGTCATTTATATTTAGGAGAGTATTTTTTGTTTTGGGATAAAAAAACACATCTTAATAATATAGATGATTTAGTAAGGTTTGGAGCAACTGCTGCCAAAAATTCCGTTTTTTCATTTTATGATTTTCATGAGCTGGCACGTTTGGCTGATACGGAAATAAAGACTGGAAGAGTACAGTCGCTGCTGACTTCTTCTAGAACTTTTTTTAGCAAGAAACAAAAAATCCGTTTGCTTGATTTAGGGGGTGGCTCCGGCAGGATGGCAATAGAATTCATTAAAGAATATCCGCAGTCAGAAGGAGTTGTTTTCGAAAAGCCTGAAGTTGCTGACATACCAGGTAGTTTTATAAAGAAAGAAAACTTAACTGGAAAGCTTTCTATATTGTCGGGCGATTTTTTAACAGATAATTTAGGAACAGGATATGATTTAGTTATAGCATCTGGTGTACTCGATTTTGCGGGAGTACAGCTTCAAAATCTTTTGGAAAAAATATATCAAGCGTGTAATGACGAAGCGTATCTTTATCTTGTAAGCCATAATGTCAATAAAGAATTGACAGCTCCTAAAGAAGCTGTTCTTAATTGGTTGTCCAGTAATTTTGCAGGATTCAATATTTTAACTCCCAAGCCTGAACTTAGAGCTTATTTGGAAAAAGTAGGGTTTAAAGCAGTGGCTTGTAAAGAACAAAAAGGTGTAATAGCTAAACTTCAGGGTGAATGGTACCAAAAAGAAGGGAAAAAGACAGCTATATGA
- a CDS encoding response regulator, giving the protein MIKLGILSINTLEDLPYIRQKIYYIAKQLHFSEIKAARIETIISEICRNVIINRKLTIFINIQQESGSTLLHIRYEWLSQPLTIPGISFFFSSITYKKNTAADLLSLETINRLPYLELSDEFVFDLRQQLALPSKNELLLTLQRNNEQLSSKTIELQAAKQSAESAVRAKSDFLANMSHEIRTPMNAIIGMAHLVLNTELTKKQRNYIEKIQQSGRHLLNIINDILDFSKIEAGMLNIENIDFKRDTILDNVADLISNKALEKNLELIFNIDYTVPALLQGDPLRISQILINYINNAVKFTNQGQIILSAKVLQKNTKKILLYFSVRDSGIGMSKDQQKNLFQSFQQADTSTTRKYGGTGLGLAISKQLAAMMNGSVGVKSSPGKGSTFWFTVLLDTYNNEFTLKNISDLSSHNALIVDDNYFTRKYLAKMLYRFKLAADTVPNGKKAIQILSQNHNINKYYDLIFIDANLTGDCDCLHTWQIISNMTLIKYPIPIILTNHSYDELPPENKNPAFNLFLSKPITLSRLDDIIKTAFRISSSITSRSSEETTATQINPLSISGNSLLIVEDNELNQEVINGILENSGCLIDIASNGEKALQMLQKKVYNLVLMDMQMPVMDGITATKKIRADRKYDTMPILAMTANALDTDKNACFAAGMNDYITKPVDPQALFATLKKWLSYNSRLASINAEQKSSGSIQSVTTNINISGLDTSVGLKRVLNKRPVYINLLEKFIQGQADIISLTTRQLHSDDYISAERSIHTLKGTAGAIGALSIQKQAGQLEIAIKNNDLPQINKLIPSINNNLSTLIKEINDHLPLLAKSSSLVKSSPPHKNNTEDIVTRLKYLLRDDDSEAIDLFDENIALLTDSFGHTIDPLKKALAEYDFTEALNILTEITNKK; this is encoded by the coding sequence ATGATTAAATTAGGCATATTATCAATAAATACTTTGGAAGATTTGCCTTATATACGTCAAAAAATTTACTATATAGCTAAACAACTTCATTTTTCAGAAATAAAAGCAGCAAGAATAGAAACTATTATTTCTGAAATATGCCGCAATGTCATTATCAACAGAAAACTCACAATCTTTATAAACATACAGCAGGAATCAGGCAGTACTCTTCTGCATATACGTTATGAATGGCTTTCCCAGCCATTGACAATACCCGGCATCAGTTTCTTTTTTTCCTCTATCACATATAAAAAAAATACCGCTGCTGATTTATTGTCACTTGAAACTATTAACAGGCTTCCTTATCTAGAACTATCAGACGAATTTGTATTTGACCTGCGACAGCAGCTGGCACTTCCCAGTAAAAATGAATTATTACTGACATTACAGCGAAATAATGAACAACTATCCAGTAAGACAATTGAGCTGCAGGCTGCCAAGCAATCTGCTGAGAGTGCGGTACGGGCAAAATCTGATTTTTTGGCCAATATGAGCCATGAAATACGCACGCCAATGAATGCCATTATTGGTATGGCTCATTTAGTATTAAATACTGAGTTGACAAAAAAACAACGTAATTACATAGAAAAGATCCAGCAATCAGGCCGTCATTTACTAAATATCATAAATGATATTTTAGATTTTTCCAAAATCGAGGCAGGTATGCTTAATATCGAAAACATTGATTTTAAAAGAGATACTATCCTCGATAATGTTGCCGATCTTATAAGTAATAAAGCTTTAGAAAAAAACTTAGAACTTATTTTTAATATTGACTACACTGTTCCCGCACTGTTGCAAGGTGATCCACTACGTATCAGTCAAATATTAATAAACTATATTAATAATGCCGTTAAGTTTACTAATCAAGGACAAATTATTCTTTCTGCCAAAGTTTTACAAAAAAACACAAAAAAAATATTGCTTTATTTTTCTGTCAGGGACAGCGGTATTGGTATGTCAAAAGATCAGCAAAAAAATCTATTTCAGTCGTTCCAGCAGGCAGATACTTCTACTACCAGAAAATATGGTGGTACAGGTCTGGGATTGGCAATCTCCAAACAATTAGCTGCTATGATGAATGGCAGTGTCGGTGTAAAAAGTTCTCCTGGAAAAGGCAGTACATTTTGGTTCACAGTATTATTAGACACATACAATAATGAATTTACACTTAAAAATATTTCTGACCTTTCTTCTCATAATGCTCTAATTGTAGATGACAATTATTTTACAAGAAAATATCTTGCAAAAATGCTCTATAGATTTAAACTTGCGGCTGATACTGTACCCAATGGTAAAAAAGCAATACAAATACTGTCACAAAATCATAATATCAATAAATATTATGATCTGATATTTATTGATGCAAATTTAACAGGTGACTGCGACTGCCTGCATACATGGCAAATAATATCCAATATGACTTTGATAAAATATCCTATTCCCATCATATTAACAAACCATAGTTATGATGAGCTTCCTCCTGAAAACAAAAACCCTGCTTTTAATCTATTTCTGTCCAAGCCCATAACATTATCCCGTCTGGATGATATTATAAAAACTGCTTTTAGAATTTCTTCCAGCATCACTTCACGATCTTCCGAAGAAACGACTGCTACTCAAATTAATCCACTATCAATTTCGGGAAATTCTTTATTAATCGTTGAAGATAATGAACTAAACCAGGAAGTAATCAATGGTATTTTAGAAAACAGCGGCTGCCTTATAGATATTGCTAGTAATGGTGAAAAAGCTTTGCAAATGCTACAGAAAAAAGTTTATAATCTGGTACTCATGGATATGCAAATGCCGGTAATGGATGGTATCACTGCTACTAAAAAAATCCGTGCTGACAGAAAATATGACACAATGCCCATTCTGGCGATGACCGCAAATGCTTTGGATACTGATAAAAATGCCTGTTTTGCTGCCGGTATGAATGACTACATAACCAAACCAGTTGATCCACAAGCTTTATTTGCAACATTAAAAAAATGGCTGTCTTATAACAGCCGTCTTGCATCTATAAATGCTGAACAAAAATCATCTGGCAGTATACAGTCGGTAACCACTAATATTAACATTTCCGGGCTGGATACCTCTGTCGGTCTAAAAAGAGTATTAAATAAACGGCCCGTTTACATTAATTTACTAGAAAAATTTATCCAGGGACAGGCTGATATTATATCACTTACCACCAGGCAGCTACATTCAGATGACTATATATCTGCTGAACGCTCTATACATACTTTAAAAGGGACAGCAGGTGCTATCGGGGCCCTTTCCATTCAAAAACAAGCTGGTCAACTGGAAATTGCTATAAAAAATAATGATTTGCCCCAGATCAATAAATTGATACCCAGTATTAATAATAATTTATCAACTCTTATCAAAGAAATAAATGACCACTTACCACTTTTAGCAAAATCAAGTTCCTTAGTAAAATCTTCTCCCCCTCATAAAAACAATACCGAAGATATTGTTACCAGATTAAAATATTTACTCCGTGATGACGATTCTGAAGCCATTGACTTATTTGACGAAAACATCGCATTATTGACTGACTCATTTGGTCATACCATAGATCCTCTAAAAAAAGCATTAGCTGAATATGACTTCACTGAAGCCTTAAATATTTTAACTGAGATAACAAATAAAAAATAG
- a CDS encoding STAS domain-containing protein, producing the protein MNKADRSIPLAISKIENYLIVAVQECSDDNTLLLHKKAILQHKYLENTKGLILDFNAVHVLDSFACDIFIKITKSLQLMHIPVIWTSLNPGIVSSLVDIEVDIKNIYAARTMEDALNLLKKMS; encoded by the coding sequence ATGAATAAGGCAGACCGCAGTATTCCACTTGCTATAAGTAAAATCGAAAATTATCTTATAGTAGCTGTTCAGGAATGCAGTGATGATAATACACTTTTACTTCACAAAAAAGCTATTTTACAACACAAATATTTAGAAAACACTAAAGGACTGATATTGGATTTCAACGCGGTTCATGTTCTTGACTCTTTTGCTTGTGATATTTTCATAAAAATCACTAAAAGCCTGCAGTTAATGCATATTCCTGTTATCTGGACCTCACTAAATCCCGGAATTGTATCGTCTTTAGTGGACATTGAAGTTGATATTAAAAATATTTATGCTGCCAGAACAATGGAAGACGCTTTAAATTTATTGAAAAAGATGTCATAA
- a CDS encoding cupin domain-containing protein, translating into MGNSFVRSHKENEDLYVITNGSGRFFVDGEEFSIRERSMIRVVPC; encoded by the coding sequence ATGGGCAATTCTTTTGTCCGCAGCCATAAGGAAAATGAAGACCTTTATGTTATTACTAATGGCAGCGGCAGATTTTTTGTTGATGGTGAAGAATTTTCGATAAGGGAAAGAAGTATGATCCGGGTAGTACCATGCTGA
- a CDS encoding MarR family winged helix-turn-helix transcriptional regulator, giving the protein MDKKTQISSQLVGLIETIANSKMKKMNFGRGIILYRGEIHLIKVLGDYPGMFISEIARFFSVSRAVISKSIAKLEKHGFVEKKIDMDDKKRIRIFLTPLGKKAFLQHKIFHEEKDSYMFDYLKTLSPMALESISNFLDYAQKMVDHHF; this is encoded by the coding sequence ATGGATAAAAAAACACAAATTTCATCACAATTAGTAGGCCTTATCGAAACTATTGCAAATAGTAAAATGAAAAAAATGAACTTCGGCAGAGGAATTATATTATATAGGGGGGAAATCCATTTAATAAAAGTTTTAGGTGATTATCCAGGAATGTTCATTTCTGAAATTGCACGTTTTTTTTCTGTATCACGAGCAGTTATTTCCAAAAGCATTGCCAAACTAGAAAAACATGGATTTGTAGAAAAAAAGATCGATATGGACGATAAAAAGAGAATCCGTATCTTTTTAACACCTCTGGGGAAAAAAGCTTTTCTCCAGCACAAAATTTTCCATGAAGAAAAAGATAGTTATATGTTTGATTATTTAAAAACGCTTTCCCCAATGGCACTGGAAAGCATATCAAATTTTTTAGACTACGCACAAAAAATGGTTGATCATCACTTTTAA
- a CDS encoding ATP-binding protein produces the protein MATAASELSTNILRYATTGEIILRIISTAETIGIEIIASDKGPGIPDIKMALKDNFTTTNKSLGMGLPSVKRIMDDFIIDSHLGKGTYILTRKWK, from the coding sequence ATAGCTACTGCCGCCTCTGAACTATCCACCAATATTCTGCGCTACGCTACAACAGGCGAAATAATCCTGCGCATTATTTCAACCGCAGAAACAATTGGTATAGAAATAATTGCCAGTGATAAAGGACCTGGGATACCCGATATAAAAATGGCTTTAAAGGATAATTTTACTACAACAAATAAAAGTCTAGGCATGGGACTGCCAAGTGTAAAAAGAATCATGGATGACTTTATTATTGATTCACATTTAGGAAAAGGAACTTATATTTTAACAAGAAAATGGAAGTGA
- a CDS encoding ECF transporter S component has protein sequence MDNSKLKNVVLTAMFAALIFLGTFIIRIPIPATSGYIHFGDGFIYVAAMVLPLPFAAAAGAIGGFLSDMLAGYMFYAPWTAIIKALMSVVVVLIFRHSFIDKNFVFKKNIGRALAATVLAGIVNVGGYFIVECFMYTPAGALASVPMNCLQSIFGVVIFFIISPIFSRILKTLYPNKK, from the coding sequence ATGGATAATAGTAAATTAAAAAACGTTGTTCTTACAGCAATGTTTGCCGCACTTATTTTTTTAGGAACATTTATCATACGGATTCCCATTCCAGCAACCAGCGGCTATATTCATTTTGGTGACGGATTTATTTATGTGGCAGCTATGGTTTTGCCTTTGCCCTTTGCAGCAGCTGCGGGAGCTATCGGGGGTTTTTTATCTGACATGCTGGCAGGATATATGTTTTATGCTCCATGGACAGCCATAATCAAAGCTCTTATGTCCGTAGTAGTTGTCCTTATCTTTCGCCACAGTTTTATAGACAAGAATTTTGTATTCAAAAAAAACATTGGCCGGGCATTGGCCGCCACTGTTTTGGCTGGTATAGTAAATGTAGGCGGCTACTTTATTGTAGAATGTTTTATGTACACACCAGCAGGAGCTTTGGCAAGCGTTCCCATGAACTGCCTGCAGTCTATTTTCGGAGTTGTAATTTTTTTCATCATTTCACCAATTTTTTCACGTATATTAAAAACGCTCTATCCCAATAAAAAATAA